The proteins below come from a single Bartonella schoenbuchensis R1 genomic window:
- a CDS encoding nucleoside deaminase gives MSLTPMEIALLEAQLAAKQDEIPVGAVIMRGKTIIARVGNYTKTVCDPTGHAEIRAIRIACEILQSERIPDCDLYVTLEPCAMCAAAISFARIRRLYYATSDPKGGAIEHGPRFYQQPTCHHIPEVYSGFKEKEASHLLKEFFAQKRNQKHSLLSPQTPTL, from the coding sequence ATGTCTCTTACTCCTATGGAAATAGCCCTTTTAGAAGCACAATTGGCAGCAAAGCAAGACGAAATTCCTGTAGGTGCTGTTATCATGCGTGGTAAAACAATCATTGCACGTGTTGGAAACTATACAAAAACTGTATGCGACCCTACAGGACACGCAGAAATACGCGCTATTCGTATAGCTTGTGAAATACTTCAAAGCGAAAGAATTCCTGATTGCGATCTCTATGTAACACTCGAACCTTGCGCTATGTGCGCTGCAGCCATTTCATTTGCACGCATACGACGCCTCTATTACGCAACAAGCGACCCAAAAGGTGGTGCTATTGAACACGGTCCGCGCTTTTATCAACAGCCAACTTGTCATCATATACCTGAAGTCTATTCTGGTTTCAAAGAAAAAGAAGCAAGCCACTTGCTTAAAGAATTCTTCGCTCAAAAGCGAAATCAAAAACACTCTTTACTTTCGCCTCAAACACCTACTCTTTAA